The Paracoccus sp. TOH sequence GCGTGTCATCGCAAAGTCGCCGGAAACGGTCGTGTGGTGGGTGATCACATCCATATGGGGCTTCAGCCCGATATAGCCGGCCATCGTTTTACGGATAGCCTCGGCGCCGCGCGCGATGCTGGTGCCGCCATGGACCTCGTCGACCTGAACGATCGACGCTTCGGGATGGTACATGGCGGCAGCGGCTTCGACGTCCTGCGCATTGAAGGCGCGCGCAAGCCAAAGATTGCAGAGTTCGGGAGAGGGAGCGCCCATCTTTGTTCTCCTTTTGCGAGTAGCGGCTATGAGACACCCGCGAATTTCTATGGGAGCGTTTCCTGGTCATCGTGAGCCGGAACGCGGAGACCGCGTTGCACAGCCGGCCGCGCCGCGATTTCAGCAAACCAGCGGGCGACATTCGGGTATTGGCCGAGATCGACATCAAGCTTGGATACGGCAGCGTTGATCCATGGCCAGGTCATCACGTCGGCGACACCGAAAAGATCGCCG is a genomic window containing:
- a CDS encoding nuclear transport factor 2 family protein translates to MGAPSPELCNLWLARAFNAQDVEAAAAMYHPEASIVQVDEVHGGTSIARGAEAIRKTMAGYIGLKPHMDVITHHTTVSGDFAMTRSQWLIRGMDKEGKPTKVHHHGMEVHRRLSDGTWVFFLDHPFGADPSWAIEAPPHTE